CGACCGGGCTCACGGCCCGCGTTCGAGGCCTTCAGACCCACAAACAGAAGATCGACCAGGCAGTGCCAGGCAGCCGGGTCGCCGTTAACCTGACCGGCGTTAGCAAGGAACAGATCAATCGGGGCGATGTCGTTACGATGCCGGGCACCGTCGGTCCCACGATTTTGGTGGATGTTCATGTTCGCATGGTGTCCGATTCCCCCTGGCCCCTGGAGCACAACCAGTTGGTCAACTTTTTTAGTGGCGCCGCTGAGGTACCGGCCCGCACCCGCCTGCTGGACTCGGAGGCCATTCAAGCCGGCGGCACAGGTTGGATTCAATTGCGTTTGAGCGAACCGGTTGCACTGCAGCGAGGGGATCGCTTCATTCTGCGCCTTCCCTCACCCAGCCGCACCCTCGGCGGTGGCGTGGTCGTCAATCCCTACCCCGGCCGCCGTTGGCGCCGTTTTCGGCCTGAGGTAGTCCAGATGCTGCAGGCCTACTACAGTGGCGATCCTGTCAGGATCTTCCAGCAGGAGTTGTTACGCCGGGAACCGGCAAGTCTTTCTCAGGTAGCCAACGCCAGCAATCTGAACGCCACAGAGGGCCTGAAAGCGCTGGAAACCCTGGTCGAAGCCGGTGCTGTGGAGATTCTCGACGCCGATTGGCAGCGGCAGCGAGACGACGATGATGATCGAACAACCGTGAGGCCCGGTTTGCAGCATCTCGTTTCCAGCGAGGGTTGGCAGAAAATCAAGGCTCGGATCACCAACACCTTGCAGAAATACCACCGTCAATATCCCCTCAGGATGGCAATGCCCCGGGAGGAACTGAAAAGCAAGGTTCAAAGCCGGCGGGGTCATGGCTGGTCCCTTAGCCTGTTCAACGACATAGTGGCCAGGGCCACAGCGCAGAATCTCATTGCCGAGACTGGTTCAACCGTACGGTTGCGAGATCACCAGGCATCCCTCACGCCGAAGCAACAAACAGCCGTCTCCCAGCTGCTCCAATCCTTCGAACGCAACCCCCTCTCTCCTCCAAGTGTTGCCGAGTCTGTGGCAGCTACGGGTGAGGATGTTTTCCTCTGGCTGGTGGACAGTGGACAGTTGATTCGGGTCAGCGGGGATGTGGTATTCAGTGCAGAGGGATACGGGAAAATGGTAGAGGCAATCCTGGAACATCTGCAGTCCGAAGGAAGCATTACGGTGGCTCAGGTGCGAGACCTTCTTGGCACCAGCCGGAAATATGCCCTTGGCCTGATGGAGTACCTGGATTCGCAACGGGTAACCCGCCGCGTTGGTGATACCCGCGTGCTTCGATAACTGAATCAGGGCTACGCCCCGCGTCCGAAGGACGCCGGAGCGCAGCGGAAAGCGCGGTGCACGGGGCCGGGGGGTGGGTTAAACCCTGCTCGGGCCGGTCTTGCGTGCAGGCGTAAGCTTCGTGGCCGTCCGCGAATTGCCTAGCTCACACCTCTCGGTGGCCTTGCTAGGCCGCACCGCCTGTTGGCGTGCGGCGGCGCGAATCCACGAATGCCGCCACCACCTCATTCGTGGATGCCCCATGCCATCGCCGTCCGCACACCGCCGCGCCAACAGTGATCTGCCATCGCCGAGATCCTCTTCGTGCATTCGTGTCCCTATTCGTGGACGGCCCGTCCCATCACCAACTCATTCAGAACATGCCCGGGCCGGTCTCCGCAGGTCCCGCAGCGGAGCGGATGCGTAGCACCCCTGGAAACCGCCCCGGAGTGGGTGAGCGTCAGCCGAAGGGCACATCCTGAGCTTGTCGAAGGGCCCGACCGTGCCAGGCCACTGAGTTGTTTACGGACAATCACCGAAAAGTGACTCCAGGCGAAATCATGGCGAAACGCTCTCCTGAACTGCGGATGGCGACTCTGTCGATGCCATCCTGGCAAGAATCCCGCCGCTGATGGCAACCAGCAACAGCGCAACAAGCTGAACCAGCCGCCAGCCATCCCCGACCGTCAGACTATCTGCACGCAAGGGCTCCAAAAAGAGCCGGATTGTCGCATAGCCAAAGAGAGCAAGCAAGGCAAGTTGCCCGGGTTGCTGCAGATGGCCGCGATCATAACGAAGAAGCACTATCAGCAACGCCAGCGTTGCCAATGCCTCATACAGAGCCACCGGATGTCTGGTTACCCCATATAGCTCAACACCCCAGGGGAGATCGGTCATAGTGCCCAGGGTACGGCCCGCCAGAAATGCACCCAATCCGGCGATGGCCAGGGCGAGCAGCAATCCCATCGCCGCAACGTCCAGAAAGGCAAGAGGGGGTAGATGATGGCGCCGTAGATAGATCGCGGCGACCAGCAGCGCTCCGATGATGCCTGCCGCCGGAAGAAGCGCACCGGGGCTGAGCGAGATGATCTGGAGCGGGTCGTTCCGGTAGACCTCAAAGTAGGCGATCACATGACCCAGGCGAGCCGCAATCAAGCCACCGATCAGGGCGTAAAACCCGGCGTTGTAAACGTGATCGCGCTCGATGCCGTGGCGGTCTGCCAGCCGCGCCGCCAGCCACAGGCCCGCCCAAAAGGCGATTAACAGGAACAGGCCGTAGGTCTGCAATCGCATGGGTCCAATAGGAATAGTTGGAAACATATCAGGGATAGATCGCTTTGAGGTTTTGCGCCAGCACGGCATCCGTCATAGGACCGATGAAAGTCCGTTGGATCACCCCGTCGCGATCGATGAAAAATGTTGTGGGAATGGAATTGACAGCGTACTCCCGGCTAACCCTTAACCGTTGATCGATGACCGTTGGAAAATCAATTCCTAATCCCTCTCGATAGCGGGACACGATGTCGGGCGTTTCGTTTTGATTCACCCCCAGGACCACCACGCCTGCCCGCGAAAGTTGTTCATGAAGACGCTGAAGCTCAGGCATCTCGGCCCGGCAGGGTCCACACCAGGTCGCCCAGAAATTGAGCACCACCGGCTGTCCTTGAAGATCGGCAAGTTCCAACTGCTCGCCATCCAACGTGTTCAGGGTAAAGGCTGGGGCCGGGTGATTGACGGCAGGCGCCGGCGGCAATGCGGCGTCAATTCCTTCGGCGGGCACTCGTCCCCAGATCAGGGCTGCGAGGCCAAACAATAATATGATTCCTGTCAACGTCAACCATCGGTTTCGATTCATGCTGTGACATATCTCCTGCCAGCTCCATTATAAACACATCACGCGCCCCGGCAACTGTCAGCACGCTCACCAAAGGGACGGGATGGCGCAATAAGTGCTGCACCACCCCGGAATGCCGACAGAACAATAGCAGGCATAGCGCCAAACTTGTGGCAACCGCCAAACTCGTATGACAGTATACAGACTTCGCCGCCAGATTCTGGCACACTGGGAGTAGTGTTGCCACGATTGGCCCGGAATAGCGTCCAACCGGGTTGATCCACATCCAAACGAAGACACGCTCGGGAACCGACCGGCTTATGCATAACAAACCGATTCCAGGCATAATCACGCTGCTGCGCATTTCGGTGCTGTTGCCGATTGTCAGCTTGCTTGTGTTGGGCCTGACCCGGTCGTGGCAGGATACTTCGCCCCCGAACCTCTTTATCGTCCTGCTGGTGGTACTTGCCCTGCTCCCCGCCGCAATGGTTTTTGTTCC
This genomic window from Chloroflexota bacterium contains:
- a CDS encoding prolipoprotein diacylglyceryl transferase family protein, with amino-acid sequence MFPTIPIGPMRLQTYGLFLLIAFWAGLWLAARLADRHGIERDHVYNAGFYALIGGLIAARLGHVIAYFEVYRNDPLQIISLSPGALLPAAGIIGALLVAAIYLRRHHLPPLAFLDVAAMGLLLALAIAGLGAFLAGRTLGTMTDLPWGVELYGVTRHPVALYEALATLALLIVLLRYDRGHLQQPGQLALLALFGYATIRLFLEPLRADSLTVGDGWRLVQLVALLLVAISGGILARMASTESPSAVQESVSP
- a CDS encoding redoxin domain-containing protein; translation: MNRNRWLTLTGIILLFGLAALIWGRVPAEGIDAALPPAPAVNHPAPAFTLNTLDGEQLELADLQGQPVVLNFWATWCGPCRAEMPELQRLHEQLSRAGVVVLGVNQNETPDIVSRYREGLGIDFPTVIDQRLRVSREYAVNSIPTTFFIDRDGVIQRTFIGPMTDAVLAQNLKAIYP
- the selB gene encoding selenocysteine-specific translation elongation factor; this encodes MRVIGTAGHVDHGKSTLVLALTGIDPDRLAEEKAREMTIDLGFAWLTLPDGQAVGVVDVPGHIDFIKNMLAGIGGIDAALLVIAADEGVMPQTQEHLAILDLLEVPGGVVALTKIDMVQHDPEWLELVQVDVEDTLVGTGLEGSEIIPVSARTGQGLEALTEALVRVLADVPERRDVGRPRLAIDRVFTVSGFGTIVTGTLSDGILSVGQEVEIVPTGLTARVRGLQTHKQKIDQAVPGSRVAVNLTGVSKEQINRGDVVTMPGTVGPTILVDVHVRMVSDSPWPLEHNQLVNFFSGAAEVPARTRLLDSEAIQAGGTGWIQLRLSEPVALQRGDRFILRLPSPSRTLGGGVVVNPYPGRRWRRFRPEVVQMLQAYYSGDPVRIFQQELLRREPASLSQVANASNLNATEGLKALETLVEAGAVEILDADWQRQRDDDDDRTTVRPGLQHLVSSEGWQKIKARITNTLQKYHRQYPLRMAMPREELKSKVQSRRGHGWSLSLFNDIVARATAQNLIAETGSTVRLRDHQASLTPKQQTAVSQLLQSFERNPLSPPSVAESVAATGEDVFLWLVDSGQLIRVSGDVVFSAEGYGKMVEAILEHLQSEGSITVAQVRDLLGTSRKYALGLMEYLDSQRVTRRVGDTRVLR